One Thermofilum pendens Hrk 5 DNA segment encodes these proteins:
- the radA gene encoding DNA repair and recombination protein RadA, whose translation MPIPIEELGKEEGIGRVTISRLKSAGIETVEDLVLYNPEELEELAGIDFERALRLVRTARRLAGWEVRAVRGDEYASQLSQRESLTTGVKALDELLEGGLVTQEIYEFAGEYGSGKTQLCHQLSVTAQLPPSRGGLGGKVVYVDTEGTFSPSRIERIAERFGVEGALEGVYVARPISVDELEELVIKGLKPLLKGGVKLVVIDSVIALYRAQFRGREWLAMRQQRINYALDWLKRLARVYSIVVVITNQVVSVPSNWGVAVKLPAGGNIIAHASTHRFLMKKAGDSWLIEVLDSPRLPKGATAQFEIRDDGLGDV comes from the coding sequence ATGCCTATCCCTATTGAGGAGCTGGGGAAGGAGGAGGGCATAGGGAGGGTCACGATCTCCAGGCTGAAGAGCGCCGGCATAGAGACCGTGGAGGACCTCGTGCTCTACAACCCGGAGGAGCTCGAGGAGCTCGCCGGCATAGACTTCGAGAGAGCGCTCAGGCTCGTGAGGACCGCTAGGCGGCTGGCGGGCTGGGAGGTAAGGGCGGTGAGGGGCGACGAGTACGCCTCGCAACTCTCTCAGCGGGAGTCCCTCACCACGGGCGTTAAGGCGCTGGACGAGCTGCTAGAGGGGGGCCTCGTAACCCAGGAGATCTACGAGTTCGCCGGGGAGTACGGGTCCGGGAAGACCCAGCTCTGCCACCAGCTGTCAGTCACAGCGCAGCTACCGCCGAGCCGGGGCGGTCTCGGCGGCAAGGTTGTCTACGTGGACACCGAGGGGACGTTTAGCCCGTCGAGGATAGAGAGGATCGCCGAGAGGTTCGGCGTGGAGGGAGCGCTGGAGGGAGTCTACGTGGCGAGGCCTATCAGCGTCGACGAGCTGGAGGAGCTCGTCATAAAGGGGTTGAAGCCGTTGCTCAAGGGCGGCGTGAAGCTCGTAGTGATAGACTCTGTGATCGCGCTGTACAGGGCCCAGTTCAGGGGGCGCGAGTGGCTCGCGATGAGGCAGCAACGGATCAACTACGCCTTGGACTGGTTGAAGAGGCTCGCCAGGGTCTACAGCATAGTAGTCGTAATCACGAACCAGGTAGTCTCGGTCCCGAGCAACTGGGGCGTAGCCGTGAAGCTACCGGCGGGCGGCAACATAATCGCCCACGCCTCCACCCACAGGTTCCTCATGAAGAAGGCGGGGGACTCGTGGCTGATCGAGGTTCTCGACTCGCCGAGGCTACCCAAGGGGGCGACGGCGCAGTTCGAGATAAGGGACGACGGTCTGGGTGACGTTTAA
- a CDS encoding DUF4234 domain-containing protein, whose product MGATTPGQKKVPEKRSLLKVYALIFLTFGVYFYLWLVWTKRELNALGARIPTCWLIIIPIANIYWLYKYAEGFAQVTKKESAVLYFLVFWLFTIVMPAIVQSELNKIAEEG is encoded by the coding sequence ATGGGCGCAACGACCCCCGGTCAGAAAAAAGTGCCGGAGAAGAGGAGCCTGCTGAAGGTCTACGCGCTCATCTTTCTAACGTTCGGCGTCTACTTCTACCTCTGGCTCGTCTGGACGAAGAGGGAGCTCAACGCGCTCGGAGCGCGCATACCGACGTGCTGGCTCATCATAATCCCCATAGCGAACATTTACTGGCTCTACAAGTACGCCGAGGGCTTCGCGCAGGTGACGAAGAAGGAGTCGGCAGTGCTCTACTTCCTCGTGTTCTGGCTGTTCACCATAGTCATGCCGGCGATAGTGCAGAGCGAGCTCAACAAGATCGCGGAGGAAGGCTGA